The region CGTCTCCGGCGGTCAGGACGAGCGCGCGGACGCGATCATCGAGGCGACGCCGGACGGCAGGCTCGACGGGACCGACGAGGGCAGGCCGGAGGGCACCGTGGAGGCGGGGGCCGAGGCGCCGGCGAGGCCCGTGCAGTTCTTCATCGTCCAGATGACGATGTTCCCGATCGCCTTCTGCGCGTCCGCGGAGATCGAGGGCGCCTTGGCGGTCCCCACCTGCCCCGCCGCCGTGCGATAAGCGTCCGCAAGGGTCTTCACGTCGTCCTTGATCTCGGCAGGTGCCGACGCCTGCAGCTGGTCGGCGAACTGCCGCAGCTTGGTGGCCGCGTCAGACATGGTGCCGGCGCTCGCGAGGCCGTTGCCCGCGGTCTCGAAGACACGGCAGAACGCGGCAGCGCCGGCCGCTCCCACGGAGGCCTGGCTGGCCGAGGGTGCGGCCGAGGCGGCCGACGAGGCGGACGAGCCGCCTCCGCTGCTGCTGCTCCCGCAGGCGGTCGTCGCCAGGGCGACCACCACGAGGGCCGGGGCGAGGGCGTGAGACGTGCGCATGGGGGGAGTCTCGCAGCGCCCGCGAGGGACGCGACAGTGAGGATGCCCTAACGGGAGATGTGGCTTGCTGCTGGCCCGGCGCCGGCGCGAGTTGGGTGATGTCGGCGGACCGGGGGAGACTGTGGGCTCGGTGCCCGGCAGGGCGTGAGCAGGGGAGGGCGTGTGGGCGACGGACCGTTGATCGTCCAGTCGGACAAGACGCTGCTGCTCGAGGTCGACCACGCCGACGCCGACGCCTGCCGCCGCGCCATCGCCCCCTTCGCCGAGCTGGAGCGGGCGCCGGAGCACGTCCACACCTATCGGCTGACCCCGCTCGGCCTGTGGAACGCGCGCGCCGCGGGCCACGACGCCGAGCAGGTCATCGACGCGCTGCTGACGTACAGCAGGTACGCCGTGCCGCACGCGCTGCTCGTCGACCTCGCCGAGACCATGGACCGCTACGGCCGGCTCACCTTGCTCAACCACCCGACGCACGGGCTGGTCCTGGAGTCCAGGGACCGCCCGGTCCTCGAGGAGGTGCTGCGGTCGGCGAAGGTGCGGCCGCTGGTCGGTGCCCGCATCGACGACGACACGGTCGTGGTGCACCCGAGCGAGCGGGGCCACCTCAAGCAGGTCCTGCTCAAGCTGGGCTGGCCGGCCGAGGACATGGCCGGCTACGTCGACGGCGAGGCGCACCCGATCATGCTGCGCGAACAGGGCTGGACGCTGCGCCCGTACCAGCTGGAGGCGGCGGAGGGCTTCTGGCACGGCGGCTCCGGCGTCGTCGTGCTGCCCTGCGGCGCCGGCAAGACGATCGTGGGCGCCGCGGCGATGGCGCGCGCGCAGGCGACGACGCTGATCCTCGTCACCAACACCGTCGCCGCCCGGCAGTGGAAGGCCGAGCTGCTGCGGCGGACCACGCTAACCGAGGACGAGATCGGCGAGTACTCGGGGTCGCGCAAGCAGATCAGGCCGGTGACGATCGCGACGTACCAGGTCATGACCACCCGCCGCAAAGGCGTGTACGCGCACCTGGAGCTCTTCGACGAGCGCGACTGGGGGCTGATCATCTACGACGAGGTGCACCTGCTGCCGGCGCCGATCTTCCGGTTCACCGCGGACATCCAGTCCCGGCGCCGGCTCGGCCTGACCGCGACCCTGGTGCGCGAGGACGGCCGCGAGGGCGACGTGTTCTCCCTCATCGGGCCGAAGCGCTACGACGCCCCGTGGAAGGACATCGAGGCCCAGGGCTGGATCGCCCCCGCCGACTGCGTCGAGGTGCGGGTGACGCTCACCGACCACGAGCGGCTCGTCTACGCCACGGCCGAGCCGGAGGAGCGCTACCGGCTGTGCGCGACCGCACGGTCCAAGCGCGACGTGGTCCGCCGGCTGCTGGAGCGCCATCCCGGCGAGCAGGTACTCGTCATCGGCCAGTACATCGACCAGCTCGACGACCTGGGCGCCGACCTCGACGCCCCGGTGCTCAAGGGCGAGACCACCGTGCGGGAGCGGGAGCGGCTGTTCGAGGAGTTCCGGACCGGGCAGCTGCAGACCCTGGTCGTCAGCAAGGTGGCCAACTTCTCGGTGGACCTGCCCGAGGCGGCGGTCGCGATCCAGGTGTCCGGCACGTTCGGGTCCCGGCAGGAGGAGGCGCAGCGGCTCGGCCGCGTGCTGCGGCCCAAGTCCGACGGGCGTACCGCCCGCTTCTACACCGTCGTGTCCCGCGACACCGTCGACGCCGACTTCGCCGCGCACCGGCAGCGCTTCCTCGCCGAGCAGGGCTACGCCTACCGCATCGTCGACGCCGACGACCTCGGTTCCCTCGACCAGGCGCCCGGAGTCTGACCTATCCCCCACTTGTGGCGGGATCTACGTCTCTCGTGGCTCGTCGAGTGACGGTCAGCCCGCCACAGGTGGGGGTGGTTCGGCGGCGAGGACGATCCGCCGGGCGATCGCCGGTACGTCTGCCGAGTCAACGTCGACGACGAGGTCGGCAACAGCCTCGAACCAGTGCCCGCGCTGCTCGTCCTGTCGCTGGAAGAACTCCGCAGGGTCACCGTCGAGCCAGGGACGCCCGGCCCCCGACCCGACCCGGCGGACCAGCGTCTCGACGCTCGCCCGCAGGTAGACGACGTACGCCTCTCGCAACAGGGCTCGGCCGTCGACCCGCTCCACGACCGAGGCGGCGGCCCCGGCCACGAACGGGCCGGGTCGGTCGAGGATGACACGCAGGCACTCCACCTCGGCGTCGTGCAGGCCGTCCCAGCCGAGGATCGTGGCGGCCTCGGCCAGCGGATGGCCGGTGACCTCGGCGAGCACCACGTCGTTGTCGACCAGCGCCCACCCGGTCTGCTCCACGACGGCATCGCCCACGGTGGTCTTGCCGGCACCCATGAGGCCGACGAGCATCACCTTGGGGGCCGGCCGTGGAGCCGTACGCCGCCGGCGAAGCCCCGCGGCCGTCAACCGGGCGAGGAGCTCGCGACCCGTGACCACCGTCGCGCCCGCGTCGACGCAGCGCGGCAGGTACTCCTCGGGCACGTCGTAGTGGTCGCCGCCGAATCCCCGCCGAGGGATGTCGAGCCGCTCGGCGAACGCGTGCAGCTCCCGCATGCTGACGTCGCTCGTGAGGTGCGCCCACAGCCGACCCCGCCACGGCCAGACCGCCTGGTCGACGAGGATCGCCACCTCACCGACCCTAGATCCTCGCCGATGCCGCACCCCGACCCTGCCTCGACTCACCCGACGTCCGAGCCACCTCCGCGCGGGCCGCGGTCGGGGAGTCGGCGGAGAGCGGGGTCACCTCACGCCGGCGAAGAAGTGCCGCAGCGGTTCGGGTCCGTCGGTCGCGGGATCGACCACAGTCGCGACGTCGCGCAGCCGGGCGGCCGACCCCGCGGAGTTGCTCACCACGAGGACCGGCCCCGGATGCCGGGCCGCCAGCAGCACGAAGTCCCCGTCGCCGCTCACCAGCACGAGCGGGTCCGGCCCGGGGAGGTAGGCCTGGGCCAGCACGACGTCGGCCCGCTGCCAGCCGGCCTCCTCCACCAGCCGCGCTCCGGCCGGCCACGACGTACGGGCC is a window of Actinomycetes bacterium DNA encoding:
- a CDS encoding DUF4031 domain-containing protein — encoded protein: MAILVDQAVWPWRGRLWAHLTSDVSMRELHAFAERLDIPRRGFGGDHYDVPEEYLPRCVDAGATVVTGRELLARLTAAGLRRRRTAPRPAPKVMLVGLMGAGKTTVGDAVVEQTGWALVDNDVVLAEVTGHPLAEAATILGWDGLHDAEVECLRVILDRPGPFVAGAAASVVERVDGRALLREAYVVYLRASVETLVRRVGSGAGRPWLDGDPAEFFQRQDEQRGHWFEAVADLVVDVDSADVPAIARRIVLAAEPPPPVAG
- a CDS encoding DNA repair helicase XPB, translating into MGDGPLIVQSDKTLLLEVDHADADACRRAIAPFAELERAPEHVHTYRLTPLGLWNARAAGHDAEQVIDALLTYSRYAVPHALLVDLAETMDRYGRLTLLNHPTHGLVLESRDRPVLEEVLRSAKVRPLVGARIDDDTVVVHPSERGHLKQVLLKLGWPAEDMAGYVDGEAHPIMLREQGWTLRPYQLEAAEGFWHGGSGVVVLPCGAGKTIVGAAAMARAQATTLILVTNTVAARQWKAELLRRTTLTEDEIGEYSGSRKQIRPVTIATYQVMTTRRKGVYAHLELFDERDWGLIIYDEVHLLPAPIFRFTADIQSRRRLGLTATLVREDGREGDVFSLIGPKRYDAPWKDIEAQGWIAPADCVEVRVTLTDHERLVYATAEPEERYRLCATARSKRDVVRRLLERHPGEQVLVIGQYIDQLDDLGADLDAPVLKGETTVRERERLFEEFRTGQLQTLVVSKVANFSVDLPEAAVAIQVSGTFGSRQEEAQRLGRVLRPKSDGRTARFYTVVSRDTVDADFAAHRQRFLAEQGYAYRIVDADDLGSLDQAPGV